In Nitrospirota bacterium, a single genomic region encodes these proteins:
- a CDS encoding YeeE/YedE family protein, with amino-acid sequence MSEEKRNQIWALIITGFLILVSLVYYNVNIFYIYLITYIWFGFAYGIMLQYGRFCFASASRDLFAAGVPRMAVGVMIGLMFFSIMQAIVSAIGLSTFHPAPFGLHMLISGIIFGLGMVLAGGCASGSLYKVGEGNMTNFMAVIFGLCLGQAIFVDVGGIFDKLIPASWEKSALAKGLPEYIIKDGWFDKYLAGYVWNQPTITLADTKFISSTFPGAWKYFIGNSLINAIIPAALVILLIYFTVYRKSYIKKAGSPSLGFGGEVGGIWSMITASKRTAIMGIVIGITAGLHILAIGGLQRKFGVTNFGGLLQRMGYPQDTSLMGEVFDPGYWYITSQEAQFGAWVLEKLGLDMHNNIFFGINNGIPELLRNPALWMSMGIILGAMVMSRMNNEFALKWPKGELWVWGILGGLLMGFGSRPSLGCNIGAFFIRISGGDPNGWLYGAGMATGAFIAVKFFNWWTERKMAKEMEYF; translated from the coding sequence ATGTCTGAAGAAAAAAGAAATCAAATCTGGGCGCTTATAATCACAGGTTTCCTTATCCTTGTTAGCCTTGTGTACTACAATGTGAATATATTCTATATATACCTCATCACTTATATCTGGTTTGGATTCGCCTACGGTATAATGCTCCAGTACGGGAGGTTCTGTTTTGCCTCTGCTTCGAGGGATCTTTTCGCTGCGGGTGTTCCGAGGATGGCTGTTGGGGTTATGATAGGACTTATGTTCTTCAGCATCATGCAGGCAATCGTTTCAGCCATTGGTCTGAGCACCTTCCACCCTGCTCCATTCGGGCTCCATATGTTAATCTCAGGGATAATCTTCGGGCTCGGTATGGTCCTTGCTGGAGGTTGTGCGTCAGGCTCTCTTTATAAAGTTGGTGAGGGTAATATGACCAATTTTATGGCTGTAATCTTCGGGCTCTGTTTAGGACAGGCAATATTTGTGGATGTAGGAGGTATCTTTGATAAACTCATTCCTGCATCATGGGAAAAATCAGCCCTCGCAAAAGGACTTCCAGAGTATATAATTAAGGATGGGTGGTTTGATAAATATCTTGCCGGTTATGTATGGAATCAGCCTACAATAACCCTTGCCGACACAAAGTTCATATCCAGTACATTTCCAGGGGCATGGAAATACTTCATCGGCAATTCCCTTATAAATGCTATAATACCTGCTGCGCTCGTTATCTTGCTCATCTACTTTACAGTCTACAGAAAGTCCTATATCAAAAAGGCAGGAAGCCCATCGCTCGGGTTCGGTGGTGAAGTGGGTGGAATCTGGTCGATGATAACAGCATCCAAAAGGACTGCAATAATGGGAATAGTCATAGGGATTACAGCAGGGCTTCACATACTCGCTATAGGTGGATTACAGCGTAAGTTTGGTGTTACAAACTTTGGAGGGCTTCTACAAAGGATGGGTTATCCACAGGATACCTCATTGATGGGAGAGGTCTTTGATCCCGGATACTGGTATATAACAAGTCAGGAGGCACAGTTTGGCGCATGGGTGTTGGAGAAATTAGGCTTGGATATGCATAACAATATATTCTTTGGAATAAACAATGGCATCCCTGAACTATTACGCAACCCCGCGCTCTGGATGTCCATGGGTATTATCCTCGGTGCAATGGTAATGTCACGTATGAATAATGAATTCGCCCTCAAATGGCCTAAGGGAGAACTCTGGGTATGGGGTATCTTAGGAGGTCTGCTCATGGGATTTGGCTCAAGGCCATCCCTGGGATGCAACATAGGTGCATTCTTTATAAGGATTTCAGGAGGAGACCCTAATGGATGGTTATACGGCGCTGGTATGGCAACCGGCGCATTCATTGCAGTAAAATTCTTTAACTGGTGGACAGAAAGGAAGATGGCTAAAGAAATGGAGTACTTCTGA